In Halopseudomonas xinjiangensis, a single genomic region encodes these proteins:
- the tusD gene encoding sulfurtransferase complex subunit TusD translates to MKFAIALLAGPQDPAARSALRFARAVLEQGHQITHLFFYRDGVHLATELAVLPQDEADIHVEWREFIAQHQLDAVICIAAALKRGILDDDEANRWNKPGSNTGTPWELSGLGQWIEALQTADRAVTFGT, encoded by the coding sequence ATGAAATTTGCCATCGCCCTCCTCGCCGGCCCGCAAGATCCTGCCGCTCGCAGTGCACTCCGTTTCGCCCGCGCAGTTCTGGAACAGGGTCATCAGATTACTCATCTGTTCTTCTATCGCGACGGCGTTCATCTGGCGACCGAACTCGCCGTGTTGCCGCAGGACGAAGCCGACATCCACGTGGAGTGGCGTGAGTTCATCGCACAGCATCAGCTTGACGCGGTCATCTGCATCGCTGCTGCGCTGAAGCGAGGGATCCTTGATGATGACGAGGCCAATCGCTGGAACAAGCCGGGCAGCAATACGGGCACGCCCTGGGAGCTTTCCGGCCTCGGCCAATGGATTGAAGCGCTGCAAACTGCCGATCGCGCCGTGACCTTTGGAACCTGA
- the tusC gene encoding sulfurtransferase complex subunit TusC — MRSLLIITRQPPARPAAREALDVALAAAAFGVPTGILFMDDGVLQLLKGQDAEQLQLKALSANLQALPIFDVEDVMVCHHSMTERGILANQCMLDARPVSGSDIPLLLDSYDQVVSL, encoded by the coding sequence ATGCGTAGCTTGTTGATCATTACCCGACAACCACCGGCACGCCCGGCCGCTCGCGAAGCGCTCGACGTCGCCTTGGCTGCCGCGGCGTTTGGCGTTCCGACGGGCATCCTGTTCATGGACGATGGTGTGTTGCAGTTGCTCAAGGGGCAGGATGCGGAGCAATTACAGCTCAAGGCATTATCGGCGAACCTTCAGGCTCTGCCGATCTTCGACGTCGAAGACGTCATGGTCTGTCACCACTCGATGACCGAGCGTGGCATCCTGGCCAACCAATGCATGCTCGATGCCCGACCGGTAAGTGGCAGCGACATTCCGCTTTTGCTGGATAGTTACGATCAGGTGGTATCGCTCTGA
- the tusB gene encoding sulfurtransferase complex subunit TusB yields MLHLVRHSPHSDSRFASCLRSLGAGQHLVLLEDAVYALLPGTGQAQSLGLLPASVRIHAIESDMLGRGLTLDALPSRIQVIGYEQLVELCVAHEKVISW; encoded by the coding sequence ATGCTGCATCTAGTACGCCATTCACCACACAGTGACTCACGCTTCGCCAGCTGCCTACGCTCACTCGGTGCGGGCCAGCACCTGGTTCTTCTGGAAGACGCTGTCTATGCGTTGCTCCCGGGGACGGGTCAGGCGCAGTCGTTGGGGCTATTGCCTGCCAGTGTCAGGATTCATGCCATCGAGAGCGACATGCTTGGACGCGGACTGACTCTGGACGCCCTGCCTTCAAGGATCCAGGTAATCGGTTATGAGCAACTCGTCGAGCTATGTGTGGCGCACGAAAAGGTCATCAGCTGGTGA
- a CDS encoding TusE/DsrC/DsvC family sulfur relay protein yields the protein MSSNTLAVGDQTIALDKDGFLVDLADWDESVAHALGRGEGLDIGPEHMEVIRAVRRFYQQYQLSPAMRPLVKHIGLELGAEKGTSLYLLKLFPGSPAKLVSKLAGLPKPDNCL from the coding sequence GTGAGCTCGAATACGCTGGCCGTCGGCGACCAGACTATCGCTCTGGACAAGGACGGTTTTCTGGTGGATCTCGCCGACTGGGACGAGTCGGTAGCTCATGCGCTCGGGCGTGGCGAAGGTCTCGACATCGGCCCCGAACACATGGAAGTGATCCGGGCTGTTCGACGTTTCTATCAGCAATATCAGCTTTCCCCGGCCATGCGGCCCCTGGTGAAACACATCGGGCTGGAACTGGGCGCGGAGAAAGGTACCAGCCTGTATCTCCTGAAACTGTTTCCCGGCAGCCCAGCCAAACTGGTGAGCAAACTCGCAGGGTTACCCAAGCCAGACAACTGTCTGTAA
- the cls gene encoding cardiolipin synthase — protein sequence MDNFQNIFGIVVAGFYWLLTAGVTARVIALRNPVSVTLAWLLVIFILPVVGAILYLLVGELNLGRKRAERAAQMVEPYLGSPRSGSYPPASLPGGELTRALDQLLITQVGIAAQSYADLRLLGAAEAIFDELCRDVRSAVHNIRIETYIWHPGGRVDELVDELVEACRRGVRVSLLLDHAGSRPFFRSNACTRLQEAGAEVVAALPVRPLRALAHRIDLRLHRKLIVIDDRVAYTGSMNIADPAYFKQDAEVGQWIDVMLRVDGQAAAGLAKVFAWDWEVETGERYLPASDLGEASHSKWLMVIPSGPGNGEDLIGQAVLLGIYRANQQIIISTPYFVPSEAILDALCQAARRGVRVKLLLPRRNDSVMVNWASRAYFAELLDAGVEIHLFYGGLLHTKAMLMDDQLALVGSVNLDIRSLQLNFELTVAVTTPEGCRDVANLLASYQASSERLMRERWEQRSRAARALERLMYFMSPLL from the coding sequence ATGGACAACTTCCAGAATATCTTCGGTATCGTGGTGGCCGGATTCTACTGGCTGCTGACCGCCGGGGTCACGGCCAGAGTAATCGCTTTGCGCAACCCGGTCAGCGTCACGCTGGCCTGGCTGCTGGTCATCTTCATTCTGCCGGTGGTGGGCGCAATCCTCTATCTGCTGGTCGGGGAGCTCAACCTTGGTCGTAAGCGGGCTGAACGGGCAGCGCAGATGGTCGAACCTTATCTTGGCTCACCCCGCTCCGGCAGTTATCCACCCGCATCGCTGCCTGGTGGAGAGTTGACCAGAGCACTTGACCAACTGCTGATCACCCAGGTCGGCATCGCAGCACAGAGCTATGCAGACCTGCGTTTGCTAGGCGCTGCCGAGGCGATCTTTGACGAATTGTGCCGCGATGTACGGTCCGCCGTGCACAACATCCGCATCGAGACGTATATCTGGCATCCGGGTGGGCGGGTCGACGAGCTGGTCGACGAGCTGGTCGAAGCCTGCCGACGCGGAGTCAGAGTGTCCTTGTTGCTCGATCACGCCGGCAGTCGCCCGTTTTTTCGCTCGAACGCATGCACTCGGCTGCAGGAGGCAGGCGCGGAAGTGGTCGCTGCGCTGCCGGTAAGACCGCTACGTGCCCTGGCGCACCGGATCGACCTGCGCCTGCATCGCAAGCTGATCGTGATTGACGACCGGGTAGCCTACACCGGCTCGATGAACATCGCCGATCCGGCGTATTTCAAACAGGATGCAGAAGTCGGCCAATGGATCGATGTCATGCTTCGGGTGGATGGGCAGGCCGCTGCCGGGCTGGCCAAGGTCTTCGCGTGGGATTGGGAGGTCGAAACCGGGGAGCGATATCTGCCGGCCTCCGATCTGGGCGAGGCAAGCCATTCGAAGTGGCTGATGGTCATTCCGTCCGGCCCGGGTAATGGCGAAGACCTCATAGGCCAGGCCGTCTTACTTGGCATCTATCGCGCCAACCAGCAGATCATCATCAGCACGCCGTATTTCGTCCCATCCGAAGCCATACTGGACGCCTTGTGTCAGGCCGCGCGGCGTGGGGTGCGGGTAAAGCTGCTACTGCCACGACGCAACGACTCCGTGATGGTCAACTGGGCCAGCCGGGCGTATTTCGCCGAACTCCTCGACGCGGGCGTGGAGATCCATCTGTTCTACGGCGGTTTGTTGCATACCAAGGCCATGCTCATGGACGACCAACTGGCATTGGTTGGGAGCGTGAACCTGGACATTCGCAGCCTGCAGCTGAACTTCGAGCTGACCGTGGCAGTGACCACCCCCGAGGGTTGCCGCGACGTCGCCAACCTGTTGGCCTCGTATCAGGCGAGCAGCGAGAGACTGATGCGCGAGCGCTGGGAGCAGCGCAGCCGTGCCGCCCGGGCATTGGAGCGACTGATGTATTTCATGAGCCCGCTACTGTGA